The following proteins are co-located in the Leptospira hartskeerlii genome:
- a CDS encoding SCO family protein — protein MTGVITSLIIVFFFSHSNPRMIQAEKDVPEETLILAEKQENVSLKSVFSGKQSFLYFGFLDSSKNNLDEVKKFLDWFDKSAPGDSQFVFISLTPEKDTYKDLKDKFGKLSEKIVLLKPASSSAALELARAFGIQAYIHPESGNMKYKTALIWVDDSPRIKGIFPEIPEKPDSIDLPSLLVRAK, from the coding sequence TTGACCGGCGTAATCACCAGTCTGATTATCGTGTTCTTCTTTTCTCATTCCAATCCGAGAATGATCCAAGCGGAGAAGGATGTTCCTGAAGAAACCTTAATTCTCGCAGAAAAACAAGAGAATGTTTCCTTAAAATCCGTATTCTCAGGCAAACAAAGCTTCTTATACTTTGGATTTTTAGATTCTTCCAAAAACAATTTGGATGAAGTGAAAAAGTTCCTGGATTGGTTTGATAAATCGGCACCAGGAGATTCTCAATTTGTATTCATCAGTTTAACTCCGGAAAAAGACACATACAAAGATCTAAAAGATAAATTCGGCAAACTGAGTGAAAAGATAGTTTTACTTAAACCTGCAAGCTCAAGTGCGGCATTGGAACTTGCTAGAGCGTTCGGGATCCAAGCATATATCCACCCGGAAAGTGGAAATATGAAATACAAGACAGCACTAATTTGGGTAGATGATTCTCCAAGGATCAAAGGGATCTTTCCTGAAATTCCGGAAAAACCGGATTCAATAGATCTGCCTTCCCTCCTCGTCCGAGCAAAATAA
- a CDS encoding LIC_20196 family exoprotein produces the protein MQKRFVSILFVLILLFFSPISALTPPPSLESQVNSSNFIALAKLSNVKESKISSNSISVTASVEILKSLKGGKELPQKFDIAFLIFPELFGKWLKAAPQEGEYILFLIKKKVKDSKGVESEVIGLYEPHPYAFREYNKQLEENILSLIKN, from the coding sequence ATGCAAAAACGTTTCGTATCGATCCTATTCGTACTGATCCTATTATTCTTCTCACCAATTTCCGCATTAACACCGCCACCCAGTCTGGAATCTCAGGTGAATTCCTCTAACTTTATCGCTTTGGCAAAACTTTCCAATGTGAAAGAAAGTAAGATCTCTTCTAACTCGATCTCCGTAACAGCGAGTGTGGAAATACTAAAATCATTAAAGGGCGGGAAGGAACTCCCACAAAAGTTTGATATCGCCTTTTTAATATTCCCTGAACTATTCGGAAAATGGCTTAAGGCAGCTCCTCAAGAAGGAGAATATATACTTTTTTTAATTAAGAAAAAAGTAAAGGACAGCAAAGGTGTTGAATCGGAAGTGATCGGCCTATACGAGCCTCATCCTTACGCATTCAGAGAATACAACAAACAACTAGAAGAAAATATTTTATCTCTAATCAAGAACTAA
- a CDS encoding C1 family peptidase, which translates to MKLNLRLLSALLLLLSAGSLFSQTTPGLGMKQEPAELLASLKEANPNRISHRGLSSSVDLSQYMPPVGDQGQQSSCVAWSTAYATKSFQEYMERKDRGWKLSDSSGSPNYSNIFSPAFIYNQINGGRDNGSLISDAMRIVVEKGAAPWSSMPYNERDYLARPPQDAFNTASSYKAKEFLRIRQTDPNELKNQLALGRPVVAGIIVYENFMNLKGKEVYKEGVGKTYGGHAIAIVGYDDSKGAFKFINSWSTQWGDNGYGYIDYRWFTKVCQSAFVLVDDVAPTTTTNTTTTTPATDVKPVPPEKVKPTPPKEIAATQGSYSDKVILTWASVPVAIGYEIHRKGPGDSSFSKVGLSQTNGFTDDGIQKDIAYSYKVATLTDTDSSDLSDGEAIGYAKTEEAKAPPKVVGVKASQGQYPNKIDLAWEPISGVSDYYVYKWNSNQKKYLSVGRVKNANYTDNAAAKNGVTEFYVIAAISNGKTGDASDAASGFTMKSEAKPPKPFGLTATKGLYNSKIEVQWQKVSGASKYLVYRYDVSGLFGGGAWSKVGEEAKEAFIDEKLNGQYAFYAVAAVNKDGQSGPFSDYAYGYIDPNKHRAAKLPTPTNLKGALDPKTGKISLKWDSVKGANEYYVYRKKRGASSWDFVSGTNEKTTNFTADIPEKEILYLYSVTSKTDLGGESDKGTPVSAVLSQAKPAKVMRSFGGDSSLEKFKGPWTAMSWDGSKGVNQVLLEIESQDNVNYVVKFNKQKIFEGRYVENSPIIDKEGKFRIEIENAGDALQVTLKDNGIINQKATLNFLKE; encoded by the coding sequence ATGAAACTGAATTTACGTTTATTATCCGCTTTATTACTTTTACTCTCCGCTGGCAGCCTATTCTCCCAAACAACTCCCGGCCTGGGGATGAAACAAGAACCGGCTGAACTTTTGGCTTCTTTGAAAGAAGCAAACCCAAATCGGATCTCGCATAGGGGACTTTCTTCTTCTGTGGATCTGTCCCAGTACATGCCTCCTGTGGGAGATCAAGGACAACAGAGTTCTTGTGTAGCCTGGTCTACCGCTTATGCTACCAAGTCTTTTCAGGAATATATGGAAAGAAAAGACAGAGGTTGGAAATTAAGCGACTCTTCCGGAAGTCCAAACTATTCCAATATCTTCTCGCCTGCATTCATCTATAACCAGATCAATGGAGGAAGGGACAATGGTTCTTTAATCTCTGATGCAATGCGTATAGTCGTAGAAAAAGGAGCGGCTCCTTGGTCTTCTATGCCTTATAATGAAAGAGATTATCTGGCTCGCCCTCCCCAAGATGCTTTTAATACTGCTTCTTCTTATAAAGCAAAAGAGTTTTTAAGGATCAGGCAAACGGATCCAAACGAACTAAAAAATCAACTTGCTCTCGGAAGACCAGTCGTTGCCGGAATTATAGTTTACGAAAACTTTATGAACTTAAAAGGAAAAGAAGTTTATAAAGAAGGAGTCGGAAAAACCTACGGAGGACACGCAATTGCAATCGTAGGTTACGACGATTCCAAAGGTGCATTCAAGTTTATCAACTCTTGGTCTACTCAATGGGGAGATAATGGTTACGGTTATATTGATTACAGATGGTTCACCAAGGTTTGCCAATCCGCTTTCGTTCTTGTGGACGATGTTGCTCCTACAACTACCACGAATACAACCACTACTACACCTGCTACAGATGTAAAACCGGTTCCTCCTGAAAAAGTAAAACCAACCCCTCCGAAAGAAATTGCTGCTACCCAAGGTTCTTATTCTGATAAGGTTATTCTAACTTGGGCATCCGTTCCAGTCGCGATCGGATACGAGATCCACAGAAAGGGTCCGGGAGATTCTTCTTTTTCTAAGGTTGGGCTTTCTCAGACGAATGGATTTACAGACGACGGCATCCAAAAGGATATCGCTTACTCTTATAAAGTTGCGACTCTAACTGACACTGATTCTTCCGATCTATCCGATGGAGAGGCAATCGGTTATGCAAAAACGGAAGAAGCAAAGGCTCCTCCTAAAGTTGTGGGAGTCAAAGCAAGCCAAGGTCAATATCCGAACAAAATTGATCTAGCTTGGGAGCCAATTAGCGGCGTTTCCGATTACTACGTTTATAAGTGGAACTCCAACCAGAAAAAATATCTCTCTGTTGGAAGAGTTAAGAATGCGAACTACACTGATAACGCTGCTGCTAAGAACGGAGTAACCGAGTTCTATGTAATCGCTGCCATTAGCAACGGTAAAACGGGAGACGCTTCCGACGCAGCTTCCGGATTTACGATGAAGTCAGAGGCGAAACCTCCGAAACCTTTTGGGCTTACCGCTACAAAAGGATTATATAATAGTAAAATAGAAGTGCAATGGCAGAAAGTTTCAGGCGCATCTAAATATCTGGTCTATCGTTATGATGTGAGCGGATTATTCGGAGGAGGCGCTTGGTCCAAGGTTGGAGAAGAAGCAAAGGAGGCATTCATTGACGAAAAGCTGAATGGCCAGTATGCATTCTATGCTGTTGCAGCGGTGAATAAGGACGGACAATCCGGGCCATTCTCCGATTACGCTTACGGATACATAGATCCAAACAAACATAGAGCTGCAAAACTTCCAACCCCTACGAATCTCAAAGGTGCGCTCGATCCGAAAACGGGGAAAATTTCCTTAAAATGGGACTCTGTAAAAGGAGCCAACGAATACTATGTGTATCGTAAAAAAAGAGGAGCTTCTTCTTGGGATTTTGTTTCAGGAACCAATGAAAAGACTACGAACTTTACTGCAGATATTCCTGAAAAAGAGATTTTGTATCTATATTCGGTAACTTCTAAAACAGATTTGGGAGGAGAAAGTGATAAGGGCACTCCAGTCTCCGCGGTTCTTTCCCAAGCAAAACCTGCAAAGGTAATGCGTTCCTTCGGTGGAGATTCTAGTTTAGAAAAATTTAAAGGACCTTGGACTGCTATGTCTTGGGACGGTTCCAAGGGCGTGAACCAAGTTCTCCTCGAAATCGAAAGCCAGGATAATGTGAACTACGTCGTGAAGTTCAATAAGCAGAAAATTTTCGAAGGAAGATACGTGGAGAATAGCCCGATCATCGACAAAGAAGGTAAGTTCCGAATTGAGATCGAGAACGCTGGAGATGCTCTACAGGTAACTTTGAAAGACAATGGGATTATCAACCAGAAGGCGACTTTGAACTTCTTGAAAGAGTAA
- a CDS encoding EAL domain-containing protein — protein sequence MTDAYNLKLRSFDMGDLEQFKTVFINENRGKPIFLLRFQNISTVSLVEFIQLIPQRISDIEPSHRELFRYYAYGDKKNLLIGVAPLDSTGPISLANFDAAMGRFHDQVIRTGTFNFDFGIGRTQCNFISYVEEIFRELETSSLKNLKDNLVRWSWTYLNRVNDYFASERADAVIQPIIHYNHRDHTFSMKGGEVFVGGEAYAGYADLIRDIPHDQDLNRIELLILEKLIMSCNGSPGLLKFNISPQTLIDTFDTDEKVTRFHELLLKQNLNPQNVRMELIEKPYEEGEATLKSVCRRFWNFGISFAADDFGVKSQSHQVVLDLGEMIKEFKLDPISFKFKADQDLTKFLDNLAFIDYCRRLSDNREAIITAEALEDIDSLNFLITHQVYYFQANLFCRKIWIQDYQERFKEMQKLPETAVTKVLSSPELTQRLKEVGNIFVLAKEVDLF from the coding sequence ATGACCGATGCTTATAACTTAAAATTAAGATCCTTCGATATGGGGGATCTGGAACAGTTTAAGACAGTATTCATCAATGAAAATCGAGGAAAGCCAATCTTCCTCCTTAGATTTCAAAATATTTCCACAGTTTCTCTAGTAGAATTCATACAATTGATCCCTCAAAGGATCTCGGACATAGAACCTTCTCATCGTGAATTATTTCGTTATTATGCCTACGGTGATAAAAAGAATCTTCTGATCGGCGTGGCTCCTCTAGATAGTACAGGACCAATCAGTCTTGCTAATTTTGATGCTGCGATGGGAAGATTTCACGATCAAGTAATTCGTACCGGAACTTTTAATTTCGATTTCGGAATTGGAAGGACTCAGTGTAATTTTATTTCCTATGTAGAAGAGATCTTCAGAGAGCTGGAAACTTCTTCTTTAAAAAACCTGAAGGACAATCTAGTTCGTTGGAGTTGGACTTATCTGAATCGTGTAAACGATTACTTCGCGAGCGAACGTGCAGATGCGGTCATCCAACCGATCATTCATTACAATCATAGGGACCATACATTCTCCATGAAAGGTGGGGAAGTTTTCGTAGGTGGGGAGGCATACGCAGGCTACGCCGATCTAATCCGAGACATTCCTCATGACCAAGATCTGAATAGAATAGAACTTCTGATCCTAGAGAAGTTGATCATGTCTTGCAATGGTTCGCCTGGACTTCTGAAATTTAATATTTCTCCTCAGACTCTAATAGATACATTCGATACGGACGAGAAGGTCACACGTTTTCATGAATTACTTCTGAAACAAAACCTGAATCCTCAAAACGTTCGTATGGAATTGATCGAAAAACCTTATGAAGAAGGAGAGGCGACTCTCAAATCCGTTTGTAGAAGATTCTGGAATTTCGGGATCAGTTTTGCTGCGGATGACTTCGGAGTAAAGAGCCAAAGTCACCAAGTCGTTTTGGATCTAGGAGAGATGATCAAAGAATTTAAATTGGATCCTATCAGTTTCAAATTCAAAGCAGACCAAGACTTAACTAAATTTTTGGATAACCTTGCATTTATAGATTATTGCAGAAGACTTTCAGATAACAGGGAAGCGATCATCACTGCGGAAGCATTGGAAGATATTGATTCCTTGAACTTTTTAATTACCCACCAAGTGTATTATTTCCAAGCCAATCTATTCTGTAGAAAGATCTGGATCCAAGATTATCAGGAACGTTTTAAAGAAATGCAAAAACTTCCGGAAACTGCGGTCACTAAGGTGTTAAGTTCTCCCGAACTGACTCAAAGACTGAAAGAAGTCGGCAATATTTTCGTTCTAGCTAAAGAAGTAGATCTGTTTTAA
- a CDS encoding UTP--glucose-1-phosphate uridylyltransferase — protein MDSMIAESEKLVREKMLSEGLSQEFVSDFISKIQEVRNGETGIVKWEEVGDLDPNKDEISLEKIESEYSGDPKFLKELVVIKLNGGLGTSMGLSGPKSLIEIKDGMSFLEVVCRQIEYIRQKYNLEVPLILMDSFSTQEESQEELKKIKFSQNYPTSFLQHKVPRLVVPELKPLEISKGNSEEWCPPGHGDIWFTLLETGLLDRLLENGYKVAFVSNGDNLGATVHPGILEYILKENLDFCMEMTPKTLADKKGGAIFRRVVGGEKKNLQLLETAQVPSDHMHEFEGLGKFRTFSTNNLWIRLDVLKEKLLAGSFKLSLIVNPKKVEGREVLQLETAMGSAIQNFSNTKGLIIPRDRFAPVKKCEDYLVRRSDAYSLNPDFSVTMSEERKKAGLGELVVSLDETYYKKVRDFSDRIKAIPSLVRCTSLKVEGDILFDKKVILEGDVILVNPGPGQRKLSELGVDRISNDSLRFRFT, from the coding sequence ATGGATTCGATGATTGCTGAATCTGAAAAATTAGTCAGAGAAAAAATGTTGAGCGAAGGACTCTCTCAAGAGTTCGTATCCGATTTTATTTCCAAGATCCAAGAAGTCCGCAACGGTGAAACGGGGATCGTAAAATGGGAAGAAGTTGGGGACCTGGACCCGAATAAAGACGAGATCTCCTTAGAAAAAATCGAATCAGAATATTCAGGTGATCCTAAATTCTTAAAAGAATTAGTCGTGATCAAATTGAACGGAGGTCTTGGGACCAGCATGGGGCTTTCCGGACCAAAATCCTTAATAGAGATCAAGGATGGAATGAGCTTCTTAGAAGTGGTTTGCAGGCAAATCGAATACATCCGACAAAAATATAATTTGGAAGTTCCTTTGATCCTGATGGATAGTTTCAGCACCCAGGAAGAAAGCCAGGAAGAACTTAAGAAGATCAAATTCTCTCAAAATTATCCTACAAGTTTCTTACAACATAAAGTGCCGAGGTTAGTCGTTCCTGAGTTGAAACCTTTGGAAATCTCCAAAGGTAATTCGGAAGAATGGTGTCCCCCGGGCCACGGAGATATCTGGTTTACTCTATTGGAAACAGGACTCCTCGATCGACTTTTAGAAAATGGATATAAGGTAGCGTTCGTTTCTAACGGAGATAATTTAGGTGCGACGGTTCATCCAGGAATATTAGAATATATTCTGAAAGAAAATCTGGACTTCTGCATGGAGATGACTCCTAAAACTCTCGCTGACAAAAAAGGTGGAGCGATTTTCAGAAGGGTAGTCGGCGGAGAAAAGAAAAACTTACAGTTATTAGAAACTGCTCAGGTGCCTTCTGATCATATGCATGAGTTTGAAGGTTTGGGTAAATTTAGAACATTCTCCACTAATAATCTTTGGATAAGATTGGATGTCTTAAAAGAAAAATTACTCGCGGGCTCATTCAAACTATCTTTGATCGTGAACCCGAAAAAGGTAGAAGGGAGGGAAGTCCTACAGTTAGAGACTGCAATGGGATCGGCCATCCAAAACTTCTCCAACACAAAAGGTCTCATCATTCCAAGAGATCGTTTTGCTCCGGTAAAAAAATGTGAAGATTATCTAGTCCGACGTTCTGACGCGTATTCTCTGAATCCAGATTTCTCTGTGACTATGTCGGAAGAAAGAAAGAAGGCAGGTCTCGGAGAGTTAGTTGTTTCCTTAGATGAAACTTATTATAAAAAAGTAAGAGATTTTTCCGATCGCATAAAAGCTATTCCTTCTTTAGTGCGCTGCACCTCCTTGAAAGTAGAAGGAGATATTTTGTTTGATAAGAAAGTAATTCTAGAAGGAGATGTTATATTAGTAAATCCCGGACCAGGACAAAGAAAATTGTCCGAATTAGGTGTGGACCGAATCTCGAACGATAGTTTACGTTTCCGCTTTACATAA
- a CDS encoding CsgG/HfaB family protein, with amino-acid sequence MCSCISSGDVKKKAKDPNAGVASIASELRYQFLSSLKAQGGKLPARLAILNIVNEDGSNSQLGRIVTDRLGKELFDPKTFQLLERDRLNRVIGEQDFQASGLVLNDQIVSIGKLSGAEYLALGQLVFQDQEFLLNIRIVSLGGVVCATADIVFDSDNETYSKYKESVK; translated from the coding sequence TTGTGTTCATGCATTTCTTCCGGAGATGTTAAGAAGAAGGCAAAGGACCCGAATGCAGGAGTGGCAAGTATTGCCTCCGAGCTTAGATATCAATTTTTGTCTTCTCTCAAAGCACAAGGCGGAAAACTTCCAGCAAGACTTGCGATTTTAAATATAGTTAACGAAGACGGAAGTAATTCTCAATTAGGAAGAATAGTCACTGATCGTCTCGGAAAAGAATTATTCGATCCTAAAACCTTTCAATTATTGGAAAGAGATAGATTGAATCGTGTCATAGGAGAACAGGATTTTCAAGCAAGCGGGCTTGTGTTGAATGATCAGATCGTCTCCATCGGGAAGCTATCCGGAGCGGAATATCTGGCCTTAGGCCAACTTGTTTTCCAAGACCAGGAATTTTTATTAAATATCAGGATTGTTTCATTGGGCGGGGTGGTCTGCGCTACTGCGGATATAGTATTTGATTCGGATAACGAGACCTATTCCAAATATAAGGAATCCGTTAAATAA
- a CDS encoding 7TM diverse intracellular signaling domain-containing protein, with amino-acid sequence MRKEIKTRSIIFSSFLLLIFFSFSIWAEGPVYEKKDRFFLEEKMDGTSLLPYLSVYQDQTGKKSFKEILKIFDQGGSEKIFQNSLGYSKSAIWVRLRTENQTNNIVDWILEIDYALLDFVDLYVGRTSDSAINHSGDLREFGTRPIEHRNFAYPFSDEPGSQREIYFRIASSSSILLPFLAFSKNEFIEHTSTEQLALGLYYGSMLIMVVYNLFLLFSTKDKSYLYYVIYILTYILFQFTLNGLSFQYLWRSSVLWANYSLPLSIFTVLLAAGAFSRSFLNAPEYTPKTSKLYYLLFALSFGGMISTLFIWEYRTAIMSSLVLMFFTLGFLISNGIQCLLAGRREAKYFLFAWSSFLFFSFLFGLKSFGILPNNFFTLWGIQVGSVMEVSLLSLGLADRIKRLSDQLRTKVEELGNIRNYAEESEAKYRSLFEVEEDFLFSLDQNWNILAANRSVSKHIGFKPNEVIGKNFMELIYKAGELQDAYKKLYVLEKLEELASEGKPVRFIGEFLQKYLREPKELQVQFQILEYEGQREILGRAYEPDQDLMSRYVDDEKTVYSANNYLQNAELLSQRMTANLYRFVDPSTITAMRNCLREMIINAIEHGNLNISFEEKTRAMSEGSYFRFVQERQKDPYYKSKKVKVEYSLSRDRIGIRITDEGKGFNHARLQKSSMEKLNAEGITHGRGLTLTLATFDLVKFNSTGNQVTLVKYF; translated from the coding sequence ATGCGAAAGGAAATCAAGACTCGATCTATTATCTTCTCTAGTTTCCTTTTGCTGATTTTCTTCTCTTTTTCAATTTGGGCAGAAGGTCCGGTCTATGAAAAAAAGGACCGCTTCTTCTTGGAAGAGAAGATGGATGGCACTTCTCTTCTTCCTTATCTTTCCGTTTACCAAGACCAGACCGGAAAAAAATCTTTTAAAGAAATATTAAAAATTTTTGATCAAGGTGGATCCGAAAAGATCTTCCAAAACAGTTTAGGATATTCTAAATCTGCGATCTGGGTACGTCTTCGCACCGAAAATCAAACTAATAATATTGTAGATTGGATCTTAGAGATAGATTATGCTCTTTTGGATTTTGTGGATCTATATGTTGGAAGAACATCCGATTCCGCAATCAATCATTCAGGTGATCTAAGAGAATTCGGCACGCGTCCAATCGAACATAGAAATTTTGCATATCCATTTTCGGATGAGCCAGGTTCCCAAAGGGAGATCTATTTTAGGATTGCTAGCTCCAGCTCTATTTTATTACCGTTTCTCGCATTTTCCAAAAACGAATTCATAGAACATACTTCCACAGAGCAACTTGCACTCGGGTTGTATTACGGTTCTATGCTGATCATGGTGGTTTACAATCTATTTCTATTGTTTTCCACCAAGGATAAGAGTTATCTATATTACGTTATTTATATATTGACTTATATACTTTTTCAGTTCACATTGAACGGACTTTCCTTCCAGTATTTGTGGAGAAGTTCCGTTTTATGGGCAAATTATAGCCTACCGCTTTCGATCTTTACAGTTCTTTTAGCTGCGGGCGCATTTAGCAGATCCTTTCTGAATGCACCTGAATACACCCCTAAAACTTCCAAATTGTATTATTTACTTTTTGCGCTTAGTTTTGGCGGAATGATCTCTACATTATTCATTTGGGAATATAGAACAGCTATCATGAGTAGCCTTGTCCTAATGTTCTTTACTTTAGGATTTTTGATCTCCAACGGAATACAATGTTTGCTCGCTGGAAGAAGGGAAGCGAAATACTTCTTATTCGCTTGGTCTTCTTTTCTATTCTTCAGCTTTCTATTCGGATTAAAATCATTCGGGATACTTCCGAATAATTTTTTCACACTTTGGGGAATACAGGTTGGCTCCGTGATGGAAGTGAGTCTTCTATCCTTGGGACTCGCGGATAGGATCAAGAGACTATCGGATCAGCTTAGGACAAAAGTAGAAGAACTGGGAAATATCCGAAACTACGCAGAAGAATCGGAAGCAAAGTACAGAAGTTTATTCGAAGTAGAAGAAGACTTTTTATTCTCCTTGGACCAAAACTGGAACATTCTCGCAGCAAATAGATCCGTATCCAAACATATAGGGTTCAAACCGAATGAAGTGATCGGCAAAAACTTTATGGAGCTGATTTACAAAGCTGGAGAACTACAAGACGCGTATAAAAAATTATACGTATTAGAAAAATTAGAAGAACTTGCTTCCGAAGGGAAACCAGTCCGATTCATTGGGGAATTCCTACAAAAATATTTAAGGGAACCTAAAGAGTTGCAGGTGCAATTCCAGATCTTGGAATATGAAGGCCAGAGAGAAATTTTAGGAAGAGCTTACGAACCTGACCAAGACTTGATGTCCAGATACGTAGACGATGAGAAGACTGTCTACTCTGCGAATAATTATCTACAGAATGCGGAACTTCTTAGCCAAAGAATGACTGCAAACTTATACAGATTTGTTGATCCGAGCACGATCACCGCGATGAGAAATTGCCTTCGAGAAATGATCATCAACGCGATAGAGCATGGGAATCTTAATATTAGCTTTGAAGAAAAAACTAGGGCAATGTCAGAAGGAAGCTATTTCAGATTTGTGCAGGAAAGACAAAAGGACCCTTATTATAAATCCAAAAAAGTAAAAGTAGAATATTCACTTTCGAGAGATAGGATCGGCATAAGGATCACAGACGAAGGAAAAGGATTCAATCATGCTAGGCTTCAAAAAAGCAGCATGGAAAAGCTGAATGCGGAAGGGATCACTCATGGCCGAGGGCTTACACTTACTTTAGCAACATTCGATCTGGTGAAATTTAATAGCACCGGAAACCAAGTAACATTAGTTAAATATTTTTAA
- a CDS encoding TraB/GumN family protein — translation MQTIASSEPIRTLELNGSQITILGTAHISQKSIDEVSRIIQEEKPDTVCVELCASRMRSVQDTDHWKKLDIFKVFKERKMWLLLSSLILSSFQKKLGYGNIRPGDEMRKAIEEGNKIHAKIVPVDREISITLKRAWWNVGFWSRMMLFSTLVSSLIVKEEVSPEKIEEMKSDDVLKDLFSQLPSRYQSVKNVIIDERDAYLAQRIRQQAAVGKKIFAVVGAGHLEGIVKHIVEDKDIDHLDIQPVKGFWDRVRPLLFPAIIISSFTALYWFGGKEEGQEFLIRWILVKGTLAAIGAIIALAHPVSILLAFIAAPIGNFNPIIKPGWVAALSESWFRKPLVEDFERLGEDTETFSGYWKNKVTRIFLVFMLPQIGSSIGTFIVSKQIFDKIIKFVGAFF, via the coding sequence TTGCAAACAATCGCCTCTTCAGAACCGATCCGTACCTTGGAATTAAACGGTTCCCAGATCACAATTTTGGGAACGGCTCATATCAGCCAAAAAAGTATAGATGAAGTTTCCAGAATTATCCAAGAAGAAAAACCGGACACGGTCTGTGTGGAACTCTGCGCTTCCAGAATGAGATCCGTTCAGGATACGGATCATTGGAAAAAATTAGATATTTTCAAAGTGTTCAAGGAAAGAAAGATGTGGCTCCTTCTTTCCAGTCTGATCCTTTCTTCTTTCCAGAAAAAATTAGGTTACGGAAATATTCGTCCCGGTGACGAAATGAGAAAAGCGATCGAAGAAGGAAATAAGATCCACGCTAAGATCGTTCCAGTAGACCGAGAAATTTCCATCACACTCAAAAGAGCATGGTGGAACGTAGGATTCTGGAGCAGAATGATGTTATTCTCCACCTTGGTAAGTTCACTCATCGTTAAGGAAGAAGTCTCTCCTGAAAAAATAGAAGAGATGAAATCTGACGATGTTCTCAAGGATCTATTTTCTCAGCTTCCTTCCAGATACCAGTCGGTCAAAAATGTGATCATAGATGAAAGGGATGCATACCTAGCACAAAGGATCAGACAACAAGCCGCGGTCGGTAAGAAAATTTTCGCAGTAGTCGGCGCTGGGCATTTGGAAGGTATCGTAAAACATATCGTAGAAGACAAAGACATCGATCATCTGGATATCCAACCTGTTAAAGGTTTCTGGGACCGAGTTCGTCCTTTATTATTTCCTGCAATTATTATTTCCTCATTCACCGCTTTATATTGGTTCGGAGGAAAAGAAGAAGGCCAAGAATTTTTGATCAGATGGATTTTGGTCAAAGGAACACTTGCTGCAATCGGCGCGATCATCGCTCTTGCACATCCAGTTTCCATTCTTCTTGCATTTATCGCAGCTCCCATCGGGAACTTCAATCCAATCATCAAGCCTGGTTGGGTAGCAGCGTTATCCGAATCCTGGTTTAGAAAACCTTTGGTGGAAGATTTTGAAAGATTAGGAGAAGATACTGAAACTTTCAGCGGATATTGGAAGAATAAAGTAACTCGTATCTTCTTAGTATTTATGCTCCCTCAGATCGGAAGCAGTATCGGAACCTTCATCGTGTCTAAACAGATTTTTGATAAAATCATAAAATTTGTAGGCGCTTTTTTCTAA
- a CDS encoding chemotaxis protein CheD has product MLNKDVKIINVGIADIQGGQSPSMIRTTLGSCIGVVFYSPDKKVGAMAHIMLAKDPSGKDSSKNPHKYAETALPELVKRMTELGCNKGEYFARLFGGASMFKGMNSSFLQNIGDLNVSVAKEFLDKEKITLLVEDVGGHEGRTISLYLDDGRILLKKGGFEKYLYKVR; this is encoded by the coding sequence ATGCTCAATAAAGACGTAAAAATCATAAACGTCGGGATCGCGGATATCCAAGGAGGCCAGTCGCCTTCCATGATCCGCACCACATTAGGTTCCTGTATCGGGGTCGTTTTTTATTCTCCGGATAAGAAGGTAGGAGCTATGGCCCATATCATGCTGGCCAAAGACCCTTCCGGAAAAGATTCCTCCAAAAACCCTCATAAATACGCAGAGACTGCTCTTCCTGAATTGGTAAAAAGAATGACGGAGTTAGGCTGTAATAAGGGAGAATATTTCGCTCGTCTATTCGGAGGAGCTTCCATGTTCAAGGGAATGAACTCAAGTTTCCTGCAGAACATTGGCGACTTGAACGTAAGTGTTGCAAAAGAATTTTTAGATAAAGAAAAAATAACGTTACTCGTAGAGGACGTCGGGGGCCATGAAGGCAGAACGATTAGTCTCTATTTGGATGATGGCAGGATCCTTTTAAAGAAAGGCGGATTCGAGAAGTACCTTTA